In Halalkalicoccus tibetensis, the genomic window TTGAGAGGTCGTTCGTTCGTCATGTACTCGAAGTCCGGCGAGCACCACCTGGAGGCCACACGACGGGGGATCGGTTCCGTCGGCCCCTTTCGATGCGAACCGCCGACGGGGATCGTTCCTGTCACTCGGATTTCCGGCTCGGAGTGAACGATCCAACCACGGACCGGCTCGTGTCATAGACGAACCCCTTCGTGGGGCCGAATTATCTACCAGTAGATACTTTTCCGTGATCAGCGCTCGCTGCAGTGTGGATCGAACACAGCGGACCACCACGGACGTATCGCGGCGGACGATCATTCGCGGGATGGCGGGGCTGGCCGCGCTGGGCGGGGTCGGTAACGCCGCGGCCGACGAGGAGGACGACCGGGGCGGGGACCCGAGCGCGGACGTCAGCTTCCCGGATCAGACCGTCGCGAACGACGGCTCCGGGCCGACCGTGACGGTCGACCGCCTCGAGATCAACGAGGGGGGCTATCAGTCGATACACCAGTACAGCCGCTTCCAGTTCGCCGAGGGCGAGGACCCCGAGGAGTACGACGTCCCGGTCCCCGACGAGCTCGGAAACCCCGTCTGCGAGTCGCTGATCGGCATCACGGAGTATCTCGAACCCGGCGTCCACGAGGACTTGGAGGTGCCGCTGTTCCGATCGGACTCGCCCGCCGTCGAGCTCGGGGCGGCGGAGGCGGGACCGCTCGAGGAGAGCCAGGTCATGATCGCCATCCCGCACCACAACACGACCGACGAGGGCACGTTCAACTGTCCCGACGACCCCTCGACGCCGGACCCGTTCGAGAACGGCGAGGAGGTCGACGGCGCGTTCGGGAACGGCAGCCGCGACGTCGGCGACATCGGCGTCTCCCACGACCTCGCGACGGTGTTGGTCGAGGACGACGACGAGGAGCAGAAGGACGTCGCCGGACGCGAGGGGGAGCTGATCAGGGCGGGCGTTCTCGTCCCTCAGCCGGTCGGTCCCGATGACGAGGAGGAGGAAGACATCGAGGAGGAAGGCGACGAGGACGATGAAGACGAGGACGGGGAGGAACGGGAGCAGGAGAACGAAGGGGAGGGGAACGGCGAGGAAGAAGACGACGATGACGAGGAGAGCGAGGAAGAAGACGACGATGACGAGGAGAGCGAGGAAGAACGGGACGACGGCGACAGCGACGACGAGGACGACCGAGAAGACGACGACGGTGACGAGGACGAGGAAAGCGGGAACGAGCAGGAAGGCGAAGGCGACGATGGGGAAGAGGACGGAAGCGACGAGGAACGGAGGGAAGCGGAAGACGAGGAGGACGACGGTGACAGCGAGAGCGAGGACGACGAAGAAGGGGACGGGAACGAAAACGAGAACGAGGGGAGCGGGGAGAAGTGAGGCGAACGCGGTCGGTTCCGGAGCGGTCGCGGCAGGCACGACCGATCGGCCGGTCCCGACTCACGGCTTCCCGGTACGCTGATCGAGGGCCGGTAGCGAGGGGTTGAAACCCGTCGGGGGAGTAGCGCCGCCGATGCGGACGCTCTACGTGCTGACGATCGCCGGTCTCGTCGGCGTTCTCGCTCTCTCGGCGGCGATCGGGACGCTCGACCCGCGGGCGCCGCTGGCGCTCGTCGCCCTCTACAACCTCTGGCTGCTCGCGACCGTCGCGGTCCTCGTCGCGGCGGTCATCACCCTCGCCTTCGATTTCTTTTCGTTCATCACGGGCGGAAACAGGAGATAGATATAGGACGATCGACACCGCAGTGGCTGACAAGTGATACCGTATGTCTGAATCCGAGGCGAAAACTGCGCGTGCCGAATGGGGGACGCGCTTCGGTTTCCTGATGGCGATGGTCGGCGCCATGGTCGGCGTCGGGAACATCTGGCGGTTCCCGTACGTCGCCGGCCAGAACGGTGGGGGTGCCTTCATCATCGCCTTCCTCGTGTTGCTGTTCGTGCTCGCGGTCCCGGGGCTGATGGCCGAGGTCGCGCTCGGGCGCTACACCGGGAAGGGCGTCATCGGGGCCTTTCGCGACGTGACCGGGCGGGGCGGGCTCGTCGGGCTGGGCGTCGTCGTCCTGCTCGTGAACATCGCGCTGATGTCGTACTACGCGCCGCTGATCGGCTGGACGCTCTACTACGCGATCCACTCGTTGCTCGGGACCTTCACCGGCGCGGGCTTCGGCGCCGAGGCGTTCCTCGACGGCTTTCTCGCGAACCCCGTCCTGACCATGACGATGCACACGATCGTCATGGCGGGGATCGCGGGGGTGTTGCTGTTGGGTATCCGCCAGGGCGTCGAGCGCGTCGTCGTCGTCGCGGTGCCCGCGCTGGTGGTCTCGCTCGCGGTGATCGCGATTCGCGGACTGACCCTCGACGGTGCGAGCGAGGGGCTCGCCTTCACCTTCGGGATCCAGTGGGAGTTCCTCTTCATGAGCTCGACGTGGATCGAGGCGCTCGGTCAGGCGCTCTTTTCGACCGGGCTGGGCTGGGGGATCGCGCTCACGGTGGGAAGCTACCTCCGGGAGTACGACGACGTTCCGTTGGGCGGTGGGGTGTTCACCGCGATCGGCGAGGCCTCGATCGGGATCCTCGCGGCCTTCGCGATCTTCCCGATCGTCTTCGCGTTCGGGCTCGACCCCGCCGCGGGCGCGGGCCTGACGTTCGTCTCGCTCGTCCAGATCTTCCCCGAGCTCGTCGGCGGGGTCTTCTGGGGGATGCTGTTCTTCCTCGGCTTCTTCCTCGCCGCGTTCACCTCGGGGCTCGTCATCACCGAGGTCGGCGTCACGACCGTCTCCGAGGAGACGCGCCTCTCGCGCACCCAGACCGTCCTCGCGGTCTGCGGGCTGATCTGGGTGCTCGGGATCCCGAGCGCACTGTCGGCCGACTTCCTCGACTTCGCGGACTTCGTCTTCGGGAGCTGGGGGCTGCCGCTCGCGACGCTCGCGATCATCGGCGTCATCGGCTGGAAGCTCGGTCCCGAGCGCCTGCGCGTGCTCTCGGTCAACGACAACGCGGGCATCTACATCGGGCGCTGGTGGAACCCCGTCGTGAAGTTCGTCATCCCCGCGGTGATGCTGTTCATCATGGGCTTCTTCGCCGTCGAGGAGTTCGGCACGCCCGAGATGATCTGGGGGATGGTCGTGCTCGTGACGTTCCCGGTCGCCGGCTACGGGGTCATGCACTACCTCGAAGGGCGCGATCGACCGCCGGAGACCGCCGACGTCGCCGGGGGTGACGACTGATGGCGATGGTCGACCCCGTGCCGCTACAGCTCACCGGCGAGGTCTGGGCGACCATCGCGGTCGTCGTCGTCGCGTTCTGGGGAGTCGCGATCTGGGCGCTGATCCGCACTCTCAGACAGGAGGACCGCAAGGTCGAGCTGCTCGAAGGCCAGGACCGGATCGACAGCTACTCGCCGCGGGCGCTCGCGGACCTCCGGGAGTTCGTCGAGAACAACCCCGAGGACCCCTACGTGGCCGACGCCCGGCGCCGGTACAACGAGTGCGTCGAGACGCTCAAGGGAACCGACCGGCAGTTCTACGACTGGTCCGAGGAGGAGATCGACCGGCTGGAACGGCTGTAGTTCAGTCGCTGGCGACGGGCGTTTCGCCGGGGACGATGGAGGCCGACCGCTCGTGCTGGTAACAGGCCAGATACGGCAGCGAGACCGGCGCTAGACACCGAGAGCCGTCCTTACACTCCCGCCCGCAGACGAGCTCCCCGTCCGCGTCCGTCGGCGGGTCGCGATCGAACTCCTCCGCCGCGTCGGACGCGCCGAACGTCGCGTTCATCGCCGCTCACCCCCGTGGGCGCCGTTGGCGAGTTCGATCAGCTCCCCGTCCTGCAGGTACTCGACGATGCCCGCCGCCTCCAGTTTGGGGACGTGCGAGTGATAGAGCGTCGTGTGGACCCGTTCGACCTCCGGCGGCGGGACCTCCGCGGGCGGCGTCCCGTTCTCCATCGCCGCGACCTCGTCGGCGAGGTCGGTCGGCGTCATCGGCCCCGGCCGGTCCCGGAGACGGTCGACGGCGTACCGACGGCGACGGTACGTGGCCGGATCGAGCAGCCCCGAGCCGGGGAGTCGTCCTTCGTCGTCCGGTTCCGTATCGCGATCAGCTACTACCGACGTCGTCCCACTCACGGTGTTCGATAGCGGAAGAGCCGGTATAACCGTCTGGCTCAATATATTGAGGTTATTTAAGTACCTCCGCGGCCCGCCGCCGGGCCGCGCTCAGTCCAGCCCGAGAGCGGTGGCCCGCCCGATCATCAGCGAGTTGTGGATGAGGTTCGTCTGCCCCCGGCGCAGTCGCTCGGAGGCCGCCCGCGGACTCACCCCGAGCTCCGCGGCGAGCTCGTCGAGGGACGCGTCACGCGGGATCTCGAAATAGCCCATCTCCTGGGCGGTCGTCAGCGCCTCGAACTGTTTCTCGGAGACGTTGAACTGCCCCATCTTCGGCTTGCGCAGGCCGTAGAGGCGGAGCAGCTCGAACCGGACGTCCTGCTCCTCGCAGTAGGTCTGGAACGTCCCGAGCTCCTCGCGCGATTCGACTCGGAGCTTGAGGTGCCACTCGTCCTCCACCCCGTCGGCCTCGAGCAGCGTCGCGTGACCGTCGCGGAACCAGCCCAGAAAGCCGTAGTCGGGTTCGGCCCACTCGATCCTATAGAGGGCGCTGTCGTCGAACCTGGTGATGCAGCGGGCGTTTTCGACGGTGGGATCGTCCGCCGCCGCCGTCGCGAACGCCGTGGAGTCGGTGTCGACCCAGAGGAAGGGCATCGGCGCGCCCTCGGTCGGGACGATGAACTCGAACTCGACCGCGACGCCCGAGAGCTCCACGAGCGTCGACCCGAGGACGAACGACTCGGCCGGGACCCTGACCTCGGCGATCAGGCAGTCGCTCCCGGCGTCGATGGATCTCGTGTCGGTACCGTCGTGGTCGGCGTTGCTGTCGTCGGTCATTTGCTTCGTCGCGGAACGCGTCTGAGCCCGGTATGCGCCCCGCGCCGGCCACGCGAAGGGGATGGGACGTCGACGTCCCCCATCGCCGTCCCTCGCCGGGACGGCGCATAATGTGCAGTTAGTTGCTCCGTAGATACCGTTGGGGTCCCGGACGGTTATATACCAGGCTAGCAGCGGTCACGGGCGGGCGATCTCCTCGAAGACCGGCGTCCCGAGGAGCGTGAAGAGGGTGTACAGCTCCGCGGTGTGGTCCTCGCCGGCCATGTGGGCGTCGTACCGGTCGTAGGCGGCCTCGCGGTCGAGGAAGGGGAGGCCGCGGAGCAGGTCGTCGTTTCGCTCGAGGACCGTCCGCCCGAAGCCCCGTTCGCGCAGGACCGTCCCGCGGTCGCGCCAGGGCCCCCGCGAGTAGTACGGCCGGGGGAGCTGCTCGTCGTCGACGTGCTTGCGCCAGAACAGCGAGCCGTACTTCCGGACCTGATCGACGGGGAACCGGCTCGCCGGGCGGGCGCCCGTCTCGGAATGCCTGATCCCCGCGAGTTCCGGCGAGAGGGCGTCGAGGGCGGCGTTGATCACGTCACGCCGGAGGTGATACCGGATCGGCATCGAGCACGCGAGGTCGATGAAACGGTTGTCGAGAAAGGGCACCTACTGGGGGGCCATCTGGGTCAGCCCGAAGTAGTGGTAGTCCCGGTCGTTCGAGAGCGGGTAGTAGGGACTGAACAGCACCAGATCGCGGATCGATGCGTACTCGACCCCGCCGAGCGCGACCGACCCGTCGCGTTCATCGAGACTCGAGCGGAGCACCGACCCGAGGTCGGGCGGGGTCTCGACGAACGACGGCAGCGAGCCGTCCAGCGTGGCGAGGTAGTCCGCGAGCGAGTCGACCTCCCGCTCGATCGGCGTCGCGATCGAGCCGACCGGCCCCAGATCGAGGTCGAAGGCGGGGACGATCCCGCCCTTGAACAGCGAGTCGCCGTAGAGCCCGGTGACCAGGACGTCACACTCCTCGCGGATCCGGCCGTCGAAGCCGTTGAGGTGGGCCTGGTCGAACCGGCCGTTGAAGTTCATGCGGGGCGGGACGTGCTCAAGCATCCGCTCGATGTGGTCGTCGGGGCGCTCGAGCAGTCGGAACTCCGCGTCGGCCATGAACGCCACGCGCTCGGCGGTGCGGGCCTCGCGGCTCATCCAGTCGGCGAGGTGGTAGGCGACCGGGGGCTCGCCGGCCGCCAGCAGGAGCCGCGAGTCGCTGCCGCCCGACAGCAGGAGACCGTACCGGCGGTCGTCGGCGGCACGTTCCTCGAACACGCGCTGGAGGAGCTCGACGAACCGATCGACGAAGTACGAGAAGGACCGGTTGACCGGATCGTACTCGAGGCGCCAGTAGCGCTCGACCTCGATCCCGCCGGTCGTGAGATCGATCGTCGCGATGGATCCGGGCGGGAGCTTTCGCACCCCTTCGAAGGGCGTCCCGACGCCGGGGACGCAGTTGAACGCCAGATAGGAGTAGAGCCCCTCGGTGTCGGGCTCGGGATCGACGGCGGGGTGGGCGAGCACCGACTGGATCGACGTCGAGAAGACGACCCCCGCGTCCGTCTCGGCGTAGTAGACGGGGTGGGTGCCGAGACGGTCGGTGACGATCGCGAGCCGGTCGCGGTCGCGCTGGTGGACGAAGACGCTCGCCGCAGCGTTCATCCCCCGAGCGAATTCGAGTCCGTGCGAGCGGTAGAGCCGGACGACGTACTCCGCGGCGGTGTACTCGCCCGCGTAGCGGTTCTCGTAGCCGCCGTCCTCGAAGCCGTGAACGTCGCCGAACGTCCAGACCGCGTCACCCTCGACCCGGACGGGCTCTCCCGTCGGCTCGTGTGTGACCGACCGGAGCGACAGCCCCTCGGCGGCGGTCGTCTCGACGGCCTCCTCGCCGCTCCATCGGAGCGGCTCGATCGGATCGGTCACCTGCCGCTCCACGTCACCCGTCACTCCGACGACTCCGACCATACGACAGGTGTAGGATCCAGTACATGAATAGCTACCGACGGCGGAACCGGCCGGACCGGAGCCGCCGAACGGGCGAGCGGGTGGGACGGGGTCCCGGGCGTGATCGAATACCGCGGGTTTAAGCGAATCCTCGGGTACGAAGGGAGTA contains:
- a CDS encoding sodium-dependent transporter, producing MSESEAKTARAEWGTRFGFLMAMVGAMVGVGNIWRFPYVAGQNGGGAFIIAFLVLLFVLAVPGLMAEVALGRYTGKGVIGAFRDVTGRGGLVGLGVVVLLVNIALMSYYAPLIGWTLYYAIHSLLGTFTGAGFGAEAFLDGFLANPVLTMTMHTIVMAGIAGVLLLGIRQGVERVVVVAVPALVVSLAVIAIRGLTLDGASEGLAFTFGIQWEFLFMSSTWIEALGQALFSTGLGWGIALTVGSYLREYDDVPLGGGVFTAIGEASIGILAAFAIFPIVFAFGLDPAAGAGLTFVSLVQIFPELVGGVFWGMLFFLGFFLAAFTSGLVITEVGVTTVSEETRLSRTQTVLAVCGLIWVLGIPSALSADFLDFADFVFGSWGLPLATLAIIGVIGWKLGPERLRVLSVNDNAGIYIGRWWNPVVKFVIPAVMLFIMGFFAVEEFGTPEMIWGMVVLVTFPVAGYGVMHYLEGRDRPPETADVAGGDD
- a CDS encoding helix-turn-helix domain-containing protein, whose protein sequence is MTDDSNADHDGTDTRSIDAGSDCLIAEVRVPAESFVLGSTLVELSGVAVEFEFIVPTEGAPMPFLWVDTDSTAFATAAADDPTVENARCITRFDDSALYRIEWAEPDYGFLGWFRDGHATLLEADGVEDEWHLKLRVESREELGTFQTYCEEQDVRFELLRLYGLRKPKMGQFNVSEKQFEALTTAQEMGYFEIPRDASLDELAAELGVSPRAASERLRRGQTNLIHNSLMIGRATALGLD